One segment of Pseudomonas pohangensis DNA contains the following:
- a CDS encoding ferredoxin--NADP reductase: protein MVDIAELQDGARRNDPSAKWTREQVLSIRYWTPKLLSFRTSRAQDYRFTPGHYARLALGKEEELVWRPYSMVSAPDDDYLEFIAVLVPGGPFSTLLEQLSVGDEIKVDKACFGFLTVDQLAPGRDLWLLASGTGIGPFVSILRDPAVWQHFERLIVVHGVRNAADLAYREEIAAIAKQPPFAASRAKLCYFSSVTREPGTGDFSERIPQLLASGQLEQQAGTTLSMHDSRVMVCGNPDMAFELRRYLSALGFATSRRGVPGQMAFEKYW from the coding sequence ATGGTGGATATAGCTGAACTGCAGGATGGCGCCCGGCGCAACGACCCCTCGGCAAAGTGGACGCGGGAGCAGGTGTTGTCGATCCGCTACTGGACGCCAAAGCTGCTGTCCTTCCGCACGTCACGCGCGCAAGACTATCGTTTTACCCCGGGCCACTATGCGCGACTGGCGCTGGGCAAGGAGGAGGAACTGGTCTGGCGGCCTTACTCGATGGTGTCTGCGCCCGACGATGACTATCTGGAGTTCATCGCCGTGCTGGTGCCCGGCGGCCCCTTCTCGACACTCCTGGAGCAGCTCAGCGTCGGCGACGAGATCAAGGTCGACAAGGCCTGCTTCGGCTTTCTCACCGTCGATCAGCTGGCGCCGGGGCGCGATCTGTGGCTGCTGGCCAGCGGCACCGGGATCGGCCCGTTTGTCTCGATCCTGCGCGATCCGGCGGTGTGGCAGCACTTCGAGCGTTTGATCGTGGTGCATGGTGTACGCAACGCTGCCGACCTGGCCTATCGCGAAGAAATTGCGGCCATTGCCAAGCAACCTCCGTTTGCCGCTTCCAGGGCAAAGCTTTGCTATTTCAGCTCGGTAACCCGCGAGCCCGGAACCGGCGACTTCTCCGAGCGTATCCCGCAACTGCTGGCCAGCGGTCAACTTGAGCAGCAGGCAGGAACCACACTGAGCATGCACGATTCGCGGGTGATGGTCTGCGGCAACCCGGATATGGCTTTCGAGCTGCGTCGCTACCTGAGTGCGCTGGGTTTCGCTACCAGCCGCCGGGGAGTGCCGGGGCAGATGGCTTTCGAGAAATACTGGTAA
- the hsdR gene encoding EcoAI/FtnUII family type I restriction enzme subunit R encodes MDKKSLTERDICTKFITPAIQQAGWDIQRQVLEEFGFTAGRIVVRGKLHSRGERKRADYLLSYHKNMPLAVIEAKDNKHSLGAGMQQALGYADTLDVPFVFSSNGDGFLFHDRSGTGSQIETELNLDQFPSPEELWQRYCQWKGLHGQAQKNIEAPYYDDGSGRTPRYYQINAINRTVEAVAHGQDRILLVMATGTGKTYTAFQIIWRLWKSKQKKRILFLADRNILVDQTKNNDFKPFGQAMTKIAKRQIDTSYEIYLSLYQAVTGTEEEMNIYKQFSPDFFDLIVIDECHRGSAAEDSAWREILDYFSSATHVGLTATPKETKEVSSITYFGDPVYSYTLKQGIEDGFLAPYKVVRIDFDKDLQGWRPPKGMLDKNGELIEDRIYNLKDMDRTLVIEARTQLVAQKVTEFLKASDPFQKTIIFCDDINHAERMRQALVNLNPERVAENRKYVMRITGDDQEGKAELDNFINPEERYPVIATTSKLMTTGVDAQTCKLIVLDQHIKSMTEFKQIIGRGTRINEDFGKYWFTIMDFKKATELFADPAFDGEPVVIYAPEGGDSPVPPDDAIEGDGITAGVGPENDPLDDQEGGSKRIKYFIDNLPIYVIAERVQYYGPDGRLITESLHDYTRACVHKQFASLDDFLRRWSDAEQKKAIIDELAAQGVMWEALAEEVEKKQGQPLDPFDLICHVAFDQPALSRKERAEQVKKRNYFARYSGAARQVLEALLDKYADTGIEHIEDIKILQLDPFSQIGAPMELVKAFGGKAGYNKAIHELEDQLYASEISA; translated from the coding sequence ATGGATAAGAAGTCGCTTACCGAGCGGGACATCTGCACCAAGTTCATCACGCCAGCGATCCAGCAGGCTGGCTGGGATATCCAGAGGCAGGTGCTTGAAGAGTTCGGCTTCACAGCTGGGCGCATCGTGGTGCGTGGCAAGCTGCACAGCCGTGGCGAACGCAAGCGTGCTGACTACCTGCTCAGCTACCACAAGAACATGCCGCTGGCGGTGATTGAAGCCAAGGACAACAAGCACTCCCTTGGTGCCGGTATGCAGCAGGCACTCGGCTATGCCGACACCCTGGACGTGCCCTTCGTGTTCTCCAGTAATGGCGATGGCTTTCTCTTCCATGACCGCAGCGGCACCGGCAGCCAGATAGAAACTGAGCTTAACCTCGATCAGTTCCCCAGCCCTGAAGAACTCTGGCAGCGCTACTGCCAATGGAAAGGCTTGCACGGGCAGGCGCAGAAGAACATCGAAGCACCGTATTACGACGACGGCTCCGGCCGCACGCCGCGCTATTACCAGATCAACGCCATCAACCGCACCGTGGAAGCCGTGGCTCATGGGCAGGATCGCATCCTGCTGGTCATGGCCACCGGCACCGGCAAGACCTACACCGCCTTCCAGATCATCTGGCGGCTGTGGAAGTCCAAGCAGAAGAAACGCATCCTGTTTCTCGCTGACCGCAACATTCTGGTCGACCAGACCAAGAACAACGACTTCAAACCGTTCGGTCAGGCGATGACCAAGATCGCCAAACGCCAGATCGATACGTCCTATGAGATCTACCTGTCGCTCTATCAGGCCGTCACCGGCACTGAAGAAGAGATGAACATCTATAAGCAGTTCTCCCCCGACTTCTTTGATCTGATCGTGATCGACGAATGCCATCGTGGCAGCGCTGCCGAAGACTCCGCCTGGCGCGAGATTCTCGACTACTTTTCCAGCGCTACCCATGTCGGCCTCACCGCCACGCCGAAAGAAACCAAAGAGGTTTCCAGCATCACCTACTTTGGTGACCCGGTGTACAGCTACACCCTCAAGCAGGGCATCGAAGACGGCTTTCTCGCGCCCTACAAAGTGGTGCGCATCGACTTCGACAAAGATCTGCAAGGCTGGCGGCCACCCAAGGGAATGCTCGACAAGAATGGCGAGCTGATCGAAGACCGCATCTACAACCTCAAGGACATGGATCGCACTCTGGTCATCGAAGCGCGCACCCAGCTGGTGGCGCAGAAAGTTACCGAGTTTCTCAAGGCCAGCGACCCGTTCCAGAAAACCATTATCTTCTGCGACGACATCAACCATGCCGAGCGTATGCGTCAGGCCCTGGTCAACCTCAACCCGGAGCGCGTGGCCGAGAACCGCAAATACGTCATGCGTATCACCGGCGATGACCAGGAAGGCAAAGCCGAGCTGGATAACTTCATCAACCCCGAAGAGCGCTACCCGGTCATCGCCACCACCAGCAAGCTGATGACCACCGGCGTCGATGCGCAGACCTGCAAACTGATCGTGCTCGACCAGCACATCAAGTCGATGACCGAGTTCAAACAGATCATCGGGCGTGGCACCCGCATCAACGAGGACTTCGGTAAATACTGGTTCACCATCATGGACTTCAAGAAAGCCACCGAGCTGTTTGCCGATCCGGCTTTTGATGGCGAGCCAGTGGTGATCTACGCTCCCGAAGGCGGTGACTCCCCGGTTCCGCCAGATGACGCCATCGAGGGTGATGGTATTACCGCTGGCGTTGGGCCAGAAAACGATCCGCTTGACGATCAAGAGGGTGGCAGCAAGCGCATCAAGTACTTCATCGACAATCTGCCGATCTACGTCATTGCCGAGCGTGTGCAGTATTACGGCCCGGACGGACGACTGATTACCGAATCGCTGCACGACTACACCCGCGCCTGCGTGCACAAGCAGTTCGCCTCGCTGGATGACTTCCTGCGGCGCTGGAGCGATGCCGAGCAGAAGAAAGCCATCATCGACGAACTGGCAGCTCAAGGCGTGATGTGGGAAGCCCTGGCTGAAGAAGTGGAAAAGAAACAGGGCCAGCCGCTCGATCCGTTCGACCTGATCTGCCACGTGGCCTTCGACCAGCCGGCGCTGTCGCGCAAGGAGCGCGCCGAGCAGGTGAAAAAGCGCAACTACTTCGCCAGATATTCCGGTGCTGCCCGCCAGGTGCTGGAAGCACTGCTGGATAAATACGCCGACACCGGCATCGAGCACATTGAAGACATCAAGATTCTCCAGCTCGATCCCTTCAGCCAGATTGGAGCACCCATGGAGCTGGTCAAGGCGTTCGGTGGCAAGGCCGGCTACAACAAGGCCATCCATGAACTGGAAGACCAGCTCTACGCCAGCGAAATCAGCGCATGA
- a CDS encoding MarR family transcriptional regulator → MMKGQDILLLLKLVSLEHQQQHAAGQAAEHFSMRALEQSTGISKSEVSKALNRCVTAGLAKLERNTAIPRANTHALNEFLGHGLKYVFPVKPGPMARGLATAHAAPVLAGKLLSGGEHIHVWEDAQGSDMGQAIEPLFKSAPGAARKDAELYAMLALIDAIRLGNEREASLARTLLTQYLRGAADGS, encoded by the coding sequence ATGATGAAAGGCCAAGACATACTGCTGCTACTCAAGCTGGTAAGCCTGGAACACCAGCAGCAACACGCTGCCGGCCAGGCCGCCGAGCACTTCTCCATGCGTGCGCTGGAGCAGTCCACGGGCATCAGCAAATCCGAAGTGAGCAAAGCACTCAACCGCTGTGTGACTGCCGGGCTGGCCAAGCTGGAACGCAACACGGCTATCCCCCGCGCCAACACCCACGCTCTCAACGAGTTTCTCGGCCACGGCTTGAAGTATGTTTTTCCGGTCAAGCCAGGCCCCATGGCACGCGGTCTGGCCACGGCACACGCCGCGCCGGTACTGGCCGGCAAGTTGTTGTCCGGTGGCGAACACATCCATGTCTGGGAAGATGCCCAGGGCAGCGATATGGGCCAGGCGATTGAGCCGCTGTTCAAAAGCGCTCCCGGCGCTGCCCGCAAAGATGCCGAGCTCTACGCCATGCTCGCCCTGATAGACGCCATTCGTCTGGGCAACGAACGGGAGGCGAGCCTGGCCAGAACACTGCTGACGCAATACCTGCGAGGCGCAGCGGATGGCAGCTGA
- a CDS encoding HNH endonuclease: MPTQLRKLIKSRSTAFNRQGGRCFYCNYPMWRGALEPFAQLHGMTLGQARQFQCTAEHLLARQDGGKDGSDNIVAACRACNQRRHKRKKAPEPDAYKALVQKRVACGKWHPGRAKIIATQVTLMETLN, encoded by the coding sequence GTGCCTACGCAATTAAGAAAACTCATCAAATCCCGATCTACTGCCTTTAACCGCCAAGGCGGTCGCTGCTTTTATTGCAATTATCCGATGTGGAGAGGCGCCCTCGAACCCTTTGCCCAACTTCACGGCATGACTCTCGGCCAGGCACGACAGTTTCAGTGCACCGCTGAACATCTGCTCGCGCGTCAAGATGGCGGTAAGGATGGCAGCGACAACATTGTCGCTGCGTGCCGGGCCTGCAATCAGCGCAGGCACAAACGAAAAAAAGCCCCTGAGCCTGATGCTTACAAAGCGCTGGTCCAGAAACGGGTTGCCTGTGGAAAGTGGCACCCTGGAAGGGCGAAGATCATTGCTACTCAGGTGACATTGATGGAGACGCTGAATTAA
- a CDS encoding glutamine synthetase family protein, translating into MNAACTELLAEVQSFRQRYPEVRYVELICLDIPGHFYGKRYPIEMLEKVAAGSALKLPQNCVLMGVQGGLFEIGDYCFNDGDPDALRRLVPGTLKPVSWEAQPLGQMLITSDGTTAPIVFEPRQVLAQVLERLRAKGIHPVVAFELEFYLLDKALRDGLPQFPRDRLSGDADDQPNMHIERLSRFAPVLDDMVETAREQGIDATVITAELGPGQFEINFGHLADGLRAADWAALFCRSTRGVALKHGYRASFMAKPYLQHPGSGMHVHVSLYDAAGNNLLAANQQQALRHAVAGCLDLLPHCMPIFAPNQNALRRFAGTVNVASRASWGFENRDACLRVPESDAHNLRLEHRLAGADANPYLVLAAILVSLEHGLAAACEPIAPLNEERNSGVDFPLEMLQAVRAMQQQPQLRAGLGEEFVKVYCENKRQDHLAFLQEISAREYRWYL; encoded by the coding sequence ATGAATGCTGCCTGCACCGAACTGCTGGCCGAGGTACAAAGCTTTCGCCAGCGCTACCCGGAGGTACGTTACGTCGAGCTGATTTGCCTGGATATTCCCGGACACTTTTATGGAAAGCGTTACCCGATCGAGATGCTCGAAAAGGTGGCTGCTGGTAGTGCCCTCAAATTGCCGCAGAACTGTGTATTGATGGGGGTGCAGGGCGGGCTGTTCGAGATTGGCGACTACTGCTTCAACGACGGTGACCCGGATGCCCTGCGCCGCCTGGTCCCCGGCACGCTCAAGCCGGTGAGCTGGGAGGCACAACCACTGGGGCAAATGCTGATCACCTCGGACGGCACCACAGCGCCGATTGTGTTTGAACCTCGGCAGGTGCTGGCGCAAGTGCTGGAGCGCCTGCGTGCCAAGGGTATTCACCCGGTGGTGGCCTTTGAACTGGAGTTTTATCTGCTGGATAAAGCGTTGCGTGATGGCTTGCCGCAGTTCCCCCGCGACCGCCTCAGCGGCGATGCCGATGACCAGCCGAATATGCATATCGAGCGTTTGTCACGCTTCGCTCCGGTACTCGATGACATGGTCGAGACTGCGCGGGAGCAGGGCATCGACGCCACGGTAATCACCGCCGAGCTGGGCCCGGGACAGTTTGAAATCAATTTTGGCCACCTCGCTGACGGCCTGCGCGCCGCCGACTGGGCCGCCCTGTTTTGCCGCAGCACCCGTGGCGTGGCGCTTAAACACGGCTACCGTGCGAGCTTTATGGCCAAGCCGTACCTGCAGCATCCGGGCAGTGGTATGCATGTGCATGTCAGTCTGTATGACGCGGCAGGCAACAACCTGCTCGCGGCCAACCAGCAGCAGGCACTGCGCCACGCGGTGGCCGGCTGTCTGGATTTGCTACCCCATTGCATGCCGATTTTTGCCCCGAACCAGAATGCCTTGCGCCGTTTTGCCGGTACGGTAAACGTAGCTTCCCGGGCCAGCTGGGGGTTCGAGAATCGAGATGCCTGTCTGCGGGTGCCGGAGTCCGATGCTCATAATCTGCGCCTGGAGCATCGCCTGGCAGGTGCCGATGCCAACCCCTATCTGGTGCTGGCAGCCATTCTGGTCAGCCTGGAGCACGGCCTTGCTGCCGCTTGCGAACCCATTGCGCCGCTGAATGAAGAGCGCAACAGCGGTGTCGACTTCCCTCTGGAGATGCTCCAAGCCGTGCGCGCCATGCAGCAACAACCGCAGTTGCGTGCGGGTTTGGGCGAGGAGTTCGTCAAGGTCTACTGCGAGAACAAGCGTCAGGATCATCTGGCCTTTCTGCAGGAAATCAGTGCCCGCGAATACCGCTGGTATCTGTGA
- a CDS encoding helix-turn-helix domain-containing protein — translation MNQQEETAALASLIQDLRKHKNYTLKQLADQIGRSVGFLSQVERGLSRPTVADLTAISEALAVPTTYFYNEPKPRQLPWVTRPDERRTLYYANGITDILLSPKMTASFAMLETLLEPGATSGERHLSDSSEQGGYVLDGELTLWLGDDEPVSLNAGDSFQLDSHTRCRYGNRTQQPTRVLWVYT, via the coding sequence ATGAACCAGCAAGAAGAGACAGCCGCTCTGGCGAGCCTGATTCAGGACCTGCGCAAACACAAGAACTACACACTCAAGCAGTTGGCCGACCAGATCGGCCGCTCGGTGGGTTTTCTCTCCCAGGTTGAGCGCGGCCTGTCGCGCCCGACCGTGGCGGACCTGACCGCGATCAGTGAAGCCCTCGCGGTGCCCACCACCTATTTTTACAACGAGCCAAAACCCAGGCAGCTGCCCTGGGTCACCCGGCCCGATGAGCGACGTACCCTGTATTACGCCAACGGCATTACCGACATTCTGCTATCACCGAAAATGACGGCATCTTTTGCCATGCTCGAAACCCTGCTGGAACCCGGTGCTACCAGCGGCGAGCGCCATTTGAGCGACAGCTCAGAACAAGGCGGTTACGTCCTCGACGGCGAGCTGACGCTGTGGCTGGGCGATGACGAGCCCGTCAGCCTTAATGCTGGCGACAGCTTCCAGCTGGACAGCCACACCCGTTGCCGTTACGGCAACCGTACGCAACAGCCGACGCGCGTGCTGTGGGTTTACACCTGA
- a CDS encoding NAD(P)/FAD-dependent oxidoreductase yields MFHHSSQHVASYYAHSCAAQIPAYPRLEGEQTTEVLIIGAGFSGLHTALRLALAGKRVTLLEASRVAWAASGRNGGQAILGWSCDMPPLEAALGYERARRLWDSMRWAAGELRELPGRHGFDCDYRAGHLWTSVLPRRVSQLSEWQHEASHKWGHDGLRFIPRDELSQWVASERYQAGLYDPEGGHLHPLKLAFGLAAAIERAGGCIHEQSKALSYRETGDQYLVTTEHGRIRADVVVLACNAYIDDLHPRLSRRLLSAGCYQVATAPLSAEQATALLPGNVCITDNQFILDYFRRTPDNRLLFGGGNTYLGGLPKDIAAATRPFLQRVFPQLKDVPIEFAWGGHIDLTLKRTPDIGRSGQLYWMQGYSGHGVLPTLAAARAVSADILGQPDELALYQGLHNANFPGGKHLAAPLEAIGKAWYRLRDSI; encoded by the coding sequence ATGTTTCATCACTCCAGCCAGCATGTCGCCAGCTACTACGCCCACAGTTGCGCTGCTCAGATACCGGCGTACCCTCGACTAGAAGGCGAGCAAACTACCGAGGTGTTGATCATCGGTGCCGGCTTCAGTGGCTTGCACACGGCGTTGCGTTTGGCTCTGGCTGGCAAGCGTGTCACTTTGCTGGAAGCCAGTCGCGTCGCCTGGGCGGCCTCTGGGCGCAATGGCGGGCAGGCGATTCTCGGCTGGTCGTGCGATATGCCGCCACTGGAGGCCGCGCTCGGCTATGAACGCGCCCGGCGTTTGTGGGACAGCATGCGCTGGGCCGCCGGGGAGTTGCGCGAGTTACCGGGGCGGCATGGTTTCGATTGCGATTACCGCGCGGGGCACCTGTGGACTTCGGTATTGCCGCGGCGGGTGAGCCAGCTGAGCGAGTGGCAGCACGAAGCCAGCCACAAGTGGGGCCACGATGGCCTGCGCTTTATTCCACGCGACGAATTATCCCAGTGGGTCGCCAGCGAGCGTTATCAAGCCGGCTTGTACGATCCGGAAGGAGGCCATTTGCACCCGCTGAAACTGGCCTTCGGCCTGGCGGCGGCAATCGAGCGCGCCGGTGGTTGCATCCACGAGCAGAGCAAGGCACTGAGCTATCGCGAAACGGGCGACCAGTACCTGGTGACCACCGAGCACGGCCGTATTCGTGCAGATGTAGTGGTGCTGGCCTGTAATGCCTATATCGATGATCTGCATCCCAGGTTATCGCGCCGGCTGCTGTCCGCCGGTTGCTATCAGGTGGCCACCGCACCGCTGAGCGCCGAGCAGGCGACGGCGCTGCTACCGGGCAATGTCTGCATCACCGACAACCAGTTCATTCTCGATTACTTCCGGCGCACCCCGGATAACCGCTTGTTGTTTGGCGGTGGCAATACCTATCTGGGCGGCCTGCCAAAGGATATTGCGGCCGCCACCCGGCCGTTCTTGCAGCGGGTCTTCCCGCAACTCAAGGACGTACCGATCGAATTCGCCTGGGGTGGGCATATCGACCTGACGCTCAAACGCACACCGGATATTGGCCGCTCCGGCCAGCTGTACTGGATGCAGGGCTATTCCGGGCATGGCGTATTGCCCACCCTGGCTGCTGCCCGTGCAGTGTCCGCGGACATTCTTGGCCAACCCGATGAACTGGCGTTATACCAGGGCCTGCACAACGCCAATTTCCCCGGCGGCAAGCACCTGGCGGCCCCCCTGGAGGCCATCGGCAAGGCGTGGTATCGACTGCGCGACAGCATCTGA
- a CDS encoding MbcA/ParS/Xre antitoxin family protein, whose translation MSVTYPNQEFTKDQCVAGLCAGVGILDKWHASSDQACNILRISRSTHTRAKQRAPGWTVSLDADQMQRVSFVLNIHAVLRQIFDNPENVYGFPSMANNNAFFNGRSPLEIMAQGDIISLYEVYRRIDALRGAQW comes from the coding sequence ATGTCGGTAACCTATCCAAATCAGGAATTCACCAAGGATCAGTGCGTGGCGGGGCTATGCGCTGGCGTGGGCATACTCGATAAATGGCATGCTTCGAGCGATCAAGCCTGCAACATCTTGCGTATTTCGCGAAGCACACATACCCGCGCAAAGCAGCGCGCCCCAGGCTGGACTGTCTCGCTGGATGCCGATCAGATGCAGCGTGTGAGTTTCGTGCTGAACATCCATGCAGTGCTTCGGCAAATCTTCGACAACCCAGAAAACGTCTATGGGTTCCCTTCTATGGCGAACAACAACGCTTTTTTCAACGGGCGCTCCCCGCTCGAAATCATGGCTCAGGGCGACATAATTTCTCTGTATGAAGTCTATCGCCGGATCGACGCTCTGCGAGGTGCGCAATGGTGA
- a CDS encoding type I restriction-modification system subunit M, whose translation MSISSTIKSIQDIMRKDVGVDGDAQRIGQLVWLLFLKIFDDRELEWELLDDNYKSPIPESCRWRTWAADAEGMTGDELKEFVDGMLFPTLQNLGDYSNTPSAFVVRSVFEDAYNYMKSGQLLRQVINKIQEGVDFNKAQERHEFGNLYEQLLRDLQNAGNAGEFYTPRPVTEFMVRMVDPKLDEKVMDPACGTGGFLTCAIEHKRKHYVNTAEDERTLQASIFGVEKKPLPHLLATTNMILHGIEVPNQIRHDNTLSRPLISWTPKERVDCIVANPPFGGMEEDGIETNFPATFRTRETADLFLVLIMHLLKDGGRAAVVLPDGFLFGEGIKSRIKEKLLTECNLHTIVRLPNGVFNPYTGIKTNLLFFTKGIPTKQVWFYEHQYPAGVKSYNKTKPMRIEEFEVEQAWWGNEDDGFAARVENEFAWKVSVEELQARNWNLDCKNPHIGEQISHDPDELLRDYNQMQADITQLRDQLKAVLAEALERQA comes from the coding sequence ATGTCCATCAGCTCAACCATCAAATCCATCCAGGACATCATGCGCAAAGACGTCGGCGTCGATGGCGACGCCCAGCGTATCGGCCAGCTGGTCTGGCTGCTGTTCCTGAAGATATTCGATGACCGCGAGCTGGAATGGGAGCTGCTGGACGATAACTACAAGTCGCCCATCCCCGAGAGCTGCCGCTGGCGCACCTGGGCGGCCGATGCGGAAGGCATGACCGGCGACGAGCTGAAAGAATTTGTCGACGGCATGCTCTTCCCGACCCTGCAAAATCTCGGCGACTACAGCAATACGCCATCCGCCTTCGTGGTGCGCAGCGTGTTTGAAGACGCCTACAACTACATGAAGTCCGGCCAGCTGCTGCGACAGGTGATCAACAAGATTCAGGAAGGCGTGGACTTCAACAAGGCCCAGGAACGCCACGAGTTCGGCAACCTCTACGAGCAACTGCTGCGCGACCTGCAAAACGCCGGCAACGCTGGCGAGTTCTACACCCCGCGCCCGGTTACCGAGTTCATGGTGCGCATGGTCGACCCCAAGCTGGACGAAAAGGTCATGGACCCGGCCTGCGGTACGGGCGGCTTCCTCACCTGCGCCATCGAGCACAAGCGCAAGCACTACGTAAACACCGCCGAGGACGAACGCACCCTGCAGGCCAGCATCTTCGGCGTGGAGAAAAAGCCGCTGCCACACCTGCTGGCCACCACCAACATGATCCTGCATGGCATCGAAGTGCCGAACCAGATACGCCACGACAACACCCTGAGCCGCCCGCTGATCAGCTGGACGCCCAAGGAGCGGGTCGACTGCATCGTCGCCAACCCGCCGTTCGGCGGCATGGAAGAAGACGGCATCGAGACCAACTTCCCGGCCACCTTCCGTACCAGGGAAACCGCCGACCTGTTTCTGGTGCTGATCATGCACCTGCTCAAAGACGGTGGTCGCGCCGCCGTGGTGCTGCCCGACGGCTTCCTGTTTGGCGAAGGCATCAAAAGCCGCATCAAGGAAAAGCTGCTCACCGAGTGCAACCTGCACACCATCGTTCGCCTGCCCAACGGCGTGTTCAACCCCTACACCGGCATCAAGACCAACCTGCTGTTCTTCACCAAGGGCATACCCACCAAGCAGGTGTGGTTCTACGAACACCAGTACCCGGCGGGCGTGAAGAGTTACAACAAAACCAAGCCCATGCGCATCGAAGAGTTCGAGGTCGAGCAAGCCTGGTGGGGCAACGAAGACGATGGCTTTGCCGCAAGGGTGGAGAACGAGTTCGCCTGGAAGGTCAGCGTCGAAGAACTGCAGGCGCGCAACTGGAACCTCGACTGCAAAAACCCGCATATCGGCGAACAGATCAGCCATGACCCGGACGAGTTGCTGCGCGACTACAACCAGATGCAGGCCGATATCACCCAGCTGCGCGACCAGCTCAAGGCGGTGCTGGCCGAAGCCCTGGAGCGGCAGGCATGA
- a CDS encoding nucleotidyl transferase AbiEii/AbiGii toxin family protein encodes MAAEWRIQEQMLQTVADALGPELVRQVAFVGGCTTALLITDAFARESVRFTEDVDVIVHVLGYGKWQGLLSELRQRGFRESPEDDIICRMRLPNALIGRDLLVDFMPDDEAILNFTNRWYRDALRSATDHALPSSTLIRVVTPGYFLATKLEAYRGRGRNDPLASRDIEDILAVVDGRDSLQSELRQAEPALGHYIAQGITDLLAHRDFPYAVQAAARQQQAREELIFQRLEAITTLPAAH; translated from the coding sequence ATGGCAGCTGAGTGGCGCATACAGGAACAGATGCTGCAAACCGTGGCCGATGCCCTCGGCCCGGAGCTAGTGCGTCAGGTGGCCTTTGTCGGTGGTTGCACCACCGCGCTGCTGATTACCGATGCCTTCGCCCGCGAATCAGTACGCTTTACCGAAGATGTGGATGTCATCGTCCATGTGCTCGGTTACGGCAAATGGCAAGGCTTGCTCAGCGAGCTGCGTCAGCGCGGTTTTCGGGAGTCCCCCGAGGACGACATCATCTGCCGCATGCGCCTGCCCAACGCGCTGATCGGCCGCGATCTGCTGGTCGATTTCATGCCCGATGACGAGGCCATTCTCAACTTCACCAACCGCTGGTACCGCGATGCCCTGCGCAGCGCAACAGATCATGCACTGCCCTCCAGCACGCTGATCCGCGTGGTCACCCCCGGCTACTTTCTCGCCACCAAGCTGGAAGCCTATCGCGGCCGTGGACGCAACGACCCGCTGGCCAGCCGCGATATTGAAGACATCCTCGCCGTAGTGGACGGTCGCGACAGCCTGCAGAGCGAACTGCGCCAGGCCGAGCCTGCCTTGGGTCACTACATCGCCCAGGGCATCACCGATCTGCTCGCCCACCGCGATTTTCCCTACGCCGTGCAAGCCGCCGCCCGCCAGCAGCAGGCACGCGAAGAACTCATTTTTCAGCGTCTGGAAGCCATCACCACGCTTCCTGCCGCCCACTAA
- a CDS encoding RES family NAD+ phosphorylase, which yields MVMKPKLPVLAGNQVQAYRLVNSKFPPIALFDDVADAAEFDALYQIQAMTNPRLLNEAGRIELIPRAEIPFGIVGCSYAVAPFTHISPEGSRFSDGSYGVLYLAATMETALAEVQHHQSLYWSNVPSLNYERFVFRGLSCAFSEGWMVDATPVAMNDPIYDPDDYAEARRLGGAIKATGSPGIRYNSVRLLGNRCWALMTPKPVISIVQTAHYEMVWNERITSVNKIVAPTPKSNAIR from the coding sequence ATGGTGATGAAGCCCAAGCTGCCGGTGCTGGCAGGTAATCAGGTACAGGCCTATCGGCTGGTCAACTCCAAGTTCCCGCCTATCGCGCTGTTCGATGACGTTGCTGACGCCGCCGAGTTCGATGCTCTGTACCAGATACAGGCCATGACCAACCCAAGGCTGCTCAACGAGGCTGGCCGCATTGAGCTGATACCGCGTGCAGAGATTCCCTTTGGCATTGTCGGCTGCTCTTACGCCGTCGCTCCGTTCACTCACATCAGCCCAGAGGGCTCTCGATTCAGTGATGGGAGCTATGGCGTCTTGTACTTGGCGGCAACCATGGAAACTGCTCTGGCCGAGGTTCAGCATCACCAAAGCCTGTACTGGTCAAACGTCCCGAGTCTCAACTACGAGCGGTTTGTTTTCCGTGGCCTGTCTTGCGCCTTTTCCGAAGGCTGGATGGTGGACGCCACACCTGTGGCGATGAATGACCCGATTTATGATCCCGACGATTACGCCGAAGCGCGGCGGCTTGGCGGGGCAATCAAGGCGACGGGCAGTCCTGGCATCCGCTACAACTCGGTGCGCTTGCTAGGAAATCGTTGCTGGGCGTTGATGACGCCAAAGCCCGTCATTTCGATTGTCCAGACAGCGCATTACGAGATGGTCTGGAATGAGCGAATTACTAGCGTAAACAAGATTGTCGCACCGACTCCGAAATCAAACGCGATTAGATGA